A single window of Chitinophagales bacterium DNA harbors:
- a CDS encoding ASPIC/UnbV domain-containing protein — translation MQNDISWGTAFFDFNHNTHLDLFVANGYIPAIELKDKNDYEIPNRLYQNNGNGSFTEIGAAVGLDNTDIARGMAVGDYDNDGDLDILVANIANHTQFKRQDPRIAQDHFLLYRNDAADGNWLKVSLEGTESNRDGYGAKVRLTVGAQTFVREIDSGSSHLSHSSTTAHFGLANHSEIDKIEVVWPGGKVQTVLPSEEGIFDGKTNQHIHIIEASETTALTSVEAAYFQVQTFPNPFSQNLTIQYQLPNTANVSAKIYNAAGILVADLLTSKEQSAGQHELQWNGKNAKGLSVPFGTYFCQLQVENRLVVQKIVYIRD, via the coding sequence GTGCAAAACGATATAAGCTGGGGCACCGCCTTCTTCGACTTCAACCATAATACCCACCTCGACCTATTCGTTGCCAACGGCTACATTCCCGCCATCGAACTCAAAGACAAAAACGACTACGAAATTCCCAACCGCCTCTACCAAAACAATGGCAATGGCAGTTTCACAGAAATCGGTGCAGCAGTGGGCTTAGACAATACCGACATCGCAAGAGGCATGGCAGTAGGCGACTACGACAACGATGGTGACTTAGACATTTTGGTTGCCAACATCGCCAATCACACCCAATTCAAAAGACAAGACCCACGCATTGCCCAAGACCATTTTTTGTTGTATCGAAACGATGCTGCTGATGGGAATTGGTTGAAAGTCAGTTTGGAAGGCACAGAAAGCAACAGAGATGGCTATGGCGCAAAAGTTCGGCTAACGGTCGGTGCACAGACCTTTGTGCGGGAAATAGATAGCGGCAGCAGCCATTTATCACACAGCAGCACTACGGCACATTTTGGCTTGGCGAACCATAGCGAGATAGATAAAATTGAAGTCGTATGGCCTGGCGGAAAAGTACAAACAGTATTGCCGAGCGAAGAAGGCATTTTTGACGGCAAAACCAACCAACACATTCACATTATTGAAGCATCTGAAACCACTGCATTGACGAGCGTTGAAGCCGCTTATTTTCAAGTCCAAACCTTCCCCAATCCTTTCAGCCAAAACCTTACGATTCAATACCAATTGCCAAACACCGCCAACGTTTCGGCAAAAATATACAATGCAGCAGGGATTTTGGTGGCTGATTTGCTCACTTCAAAAGAACAGTCGGCAGGGCAGCACGAATTGCAGTGGAACGGAAAAAATGCAAAAGGCTTGAGTGTTCCTTTTGGTACCTATTTTTGCCAATTGCAGGTAGAAAATCGTTTGGTTGTTCAAAAAATTGTGTATATTCGTGATTGA
- a CDS encoding ISAs1 family transposase encodes MPKKTVATIIEDENGYCIQVKRNQRNLYKQIKINIDSNKPISTHFSKEKNRGRTENRLVEIYDDITGISPEWIGLQRIIHVHRYGYRPQKDKKKDGHFDEHHYYILSKDTDDAKQVAQGIRAHWHIENRLHYVKDVVQNEDKSNIKGGYAIENLSLLKNGVINTFRMNGLQSIKEANIIFANKIKELFGMLQAHSYS; translated from the coding sequence TTGCCAAAAAAAACAGTTGCCACCATCATAGAAGATGAAAATGGCTATTGCATACAAGTCAAACGAAATCAACGGAATCTATACAAACAAATAAAAATTAACATAGATTCCAACAAACCTATAAGTACACATTTTTCAAAAGAGAAAAATAGAGGTCGCACAGAAAATAGACTGGTTGAAATTTATGATGATATTACAGGTATAAGCCCTGAGTGGATTGGTCTTCAACGCATTATTCATGTACACCGATATGGTTATCGCCCTCAAAAGGACAAGAAAAAAGATGGACATTTTGATGAGCATCATTATTACATATTAAGTAAAGATACCGATGATGCAAAACAAGTAGCCCAAGGAATTAGAGCGCATTGGCATATTGAAAATAGATTACACTATGTCAAAGATGTTGTTCAGAATGAAGATAAGTCCAATATCAAAGGAGGATATGCAATTGAAAATCTTTCGCTTTTGAAAAATGGAGTTATCAATACATTCAGAATGAATGGTTTACAATCCATAAAGGAAGCCAATATTATTTTTGCCAACAAAATTAAAGAACTTTTCGGTATGCTTCAAGCACACTCATATTCATAA
- a CDS encoding TonB-dependent receptor: MKVFVTLSLILFSFCSQTHAASIKGQLQDDKGEALIFAAVALYTSSDSTLAKVETSNETGIFHLKGIKAGNYYLQATYVGLSDLKKTGIVLAENQDLDLGILAFEPASVKLQETTVTASRVMVETKPDRTIFNVSGTINSTGSDGISLLRKAPAVMVDNNDNITVLGRSGVLLYVDGKRLPLAGAELTNYLQNLPADQIDRIEIVTNPGAKYEAEGNAGIIDIRLKKDKNLGANGSISATFSQGRYAKGNLNGSGNYRNKNFNVFGTIGLADGKSFNDMHFESYQNGIQLLEKNTTRHNWDNYNYRLGTDFFLHKNHTLGFLVSGMTSTGLGLNTNRIAIGLESTPTQIDSILVANNVSTNDRTQNSYNINYRFDNGEGRSLNVDLDYGKYGNESDRYQPNQYFDANEVVVLTEVINRFDMPTDIDIYTLKVDYEEEMLGGTVGIGSKLSQVVSENTFLVFDEENGDFIQNNQRSNFFKYDEKVYAGYINYARKLNDKWNLSAGLRAEQTDAMGNLEAFLPELQEPPVVLDYLSWFPSAGLTWQVAPKHSLALNYGRRINRPDYNVLNPFNNQLSQISYEKGNPFLRPEIVNNLELGYTMNYRYNFKLGYSRTIDQITRLIGPDENDPRANFITWDNLAEKTVVSFNASAPAQITKKWNAYFNFSASHIDNQADYGEGAIVDLQAFTYSIYQQHTFDLPAGFKGEISGWFSGPGIWGGVFEYETSWSLNFGLQKKFFNDKLNARLSFDDVFFETGWDGISRFDGLVSAGGGNWDSRRGSLSLSYNFGNQNVKSRKRKTGIEEEAGRVGSGN; encoded by the coding sequence ATGAAAGTTTTTGTTACCCTTTCGCTTATTTTATTCAGTTTTTGCAGCCAAACCCATGCTGCTAGTATCAAAGGACAATTGCAGGACGACAAAGGCGAAGCATTGATTTTTGCAGCCGTTGCTTTATATACCAGTTCTGACAGCACTTTAGCGAAAGTAGAAACTTCCAACGAAACGGGAATTTTCCACTTAAAAGGTATAAAAGCAGGCAATTATTACCTGCAAGCCACTTATGTAGGATTATCCGATTTGAAGAAAACGGGTATTGTACTAGCCGAAAACCAAGACCTCGATTTAGGCATTTTGGCTTTTGAACCAGCATCAGTCAAACTGCAAGAAACTACCGTAACAGCTTCAAGGGTAATGGTGGAAACCAAACCCGATAGAACCATCTTCAATGTTAGTGGAACTATCAACAGCACTGGCTCAGACGGTATCTCTTTGCTGCGAAAAGCTCCGGCAGTAATGGTCGACAACAACGACAATATCACTGTTTTGGGACGTTCGGGCGTACTCCTCTATGTGGACGGCAAACGGCTACCATTGGCAGGAGCAGAGCTCACCAATTATCTACAAAATCTTCCCGCTGACCAAATTGACCGCATCGAAATTGTCACCAATCCCGGTGCAAAGTACGAGGCAGAAGGCAATGCGGGTATCATTGACATACGATTGAAGAAAGACAAAAATCTAGGCGCAAATGGCTCTATCAGTGCTACTTTCAGTCAAGGACGCTATGCTAAAGGCAATCTCAACGGAAGTGGTAATTACCGCAATAAAAACTTCAACGTTTTCGGAACGATTGGTTTGGCAGACGGCAAAAGCTTCAACGATATGCACTTTGAAAGTTATCAAAATGGCATCCAATTACTCGAAAAAAATACGACCCGCCATAACTGGGACAATTACAATTACCGTCTTGGAACTGATTTTTTCCTTCACAAAAACCACACGCTTGGTTTTTTGGTGAGTGGGATGACTTCCACAGGATTAGGCTTGAATACCAACCGTATTGCGATTGGACTCGAATCCACGCCTACCCAAATAGATAGTATTTTGGTTGCCAACAACGTTTCGACAAATGATCGAACACAAAATTCGTACAATATCAACTACCGCTTTGACAATGGAGAAGGACGCAGCCTAAATGTGGATTTGGACTATGGCAAATACGGGAATGAAAGCGATCGTTATCAACCCAATCAATATTTCGATGCCAATGAAGTGGTTGTTTTAACTGAGGTAATCAATCGCTTCGATATGCCTACGGATATTGATATTTACACACTGAAAGTGGACTACGAGGAAGAAATGTTGGGCGGTACAGTCGGTATTGGTTCTAAATTAAGTCAAGTGGTTTCTGAAAATACCTTTTTGGTTTTTGACGAAGAAAATGGAGATTTTATTCAAAACAATCAACGCTCCAATTTCTTCAAATATGATGAAAAAGTATATGCGGGTTATATCAATTATGCCCGAAAACTGAATGACAAGTGGAATCTTTCGGCGGGATTGAGGGCTGAACAAACCGATGCAATGGGAAATTTGGAAGCTTTTTTACCTGAACTACAAGAGCCTCCTGTAGTATTGGACTATCTTAGCTGGTTTCCAAGTGCAGGCTTGACATGGCAAGTTGCTCCTAAGCACAGTTTGGCACTGAACTACGGTCGCCGAATCAATCGCCCCGACTATAATGTATTGAACCCCTTCAACAACCAATTGAGTCAAATCTCTTATGAAAAAGGGAATCCTTTTTTGCGTCCAGAAATTGTGAACAATTTGGAGCTGGGATATACAATGAACTACCGCTACAACTTCAAATTGGGATACAGCCGCACAATTGACCAAATCACCCGTTTGATTGGTCCAGACGAAAATGATCCGAGAGCGAACTTCATCACTTGGGACAACTTAGCCGAAAAAACAGTGGTTAGCTTCAATGCGAGTGCGCCAGCGCAAATCACCAAAAAATGGAATGCTTACTTCAATTTCAGTGCTTCTCACATTGACAATCAAGCCGATTATGGAGAAGGGGCAATAGTTGACCTACAGGCATTTACCTACTCAATTTACCAACAACATACCTTCGATTTACCCGCAGGCTTCAAAGGTGAAATATCGGGCTGGTTTTCAGGCCCTGGAATCTGGGGAGGTGTATTTGAATACGAAACAAGTTGGAGTTTGAACTTTGGTTTGCAAAAGAAATTCTTCAATGACAAACTGAATGCTCGATTGAGTTTTGACGATGTTTTTTTCGAAACGGGTTGGGACGGTATTTCTCGATTTGATGGTTTGGTATCCGCAGGGGGCGGAAATTGGGACAGTCGCCGTGGCAGCCTTAGCCTTAGCTACAACTTCGGTAATCAAAATGTAAAATCTCGTAAGCGCAAAACGGGTATTGAAGAAGAGGCAGGAAGGGTAGGAAGCGGGAATTAA
- a CDS encoding RHS repeat-associated core domain-containing protein, giving the protein MQTLTTVERHFLLQHLHDYFPYGKTLREWYPNEFDPQERYQTTQHQRDFETNFDHRGARLYDADAGRFLSLDPLAKKYPTLSDYVYVANNPLIFVDPEGKWIEEIVQKGGGINGRDLVTIKITGKFMNYSSTDVDMEQALTEIKNMVESSFRGEDVGGVDIQVDFDFSIVESMEDVESSDHLLVLADGKSWKVPAMSNKIGGMVAFGDAKYFEGWYDTNYGEEGERSMAHEIGHLFGLTHRSGNYRGSNLMTQGYAFLRGNKITKKQLMHTRMMIRTGRLNRGGNTFYGGPNTETDAIENQKKVHATRFFSLAPGIKNGNNLGTESRIRKNKERLDIDTN; this is encoded by the coding sequence TTGCAAACTTTGACAACGGTTGAGCGGCACTTCCTCCTCCAACACCTACACGACTACTTCCCCTACGGCAAAACCCTACGTGAATGGTACCCCAACGAATTCGACCCACAGGAACGCTACCAAACGACTCAACACCAAAGAGACTTCGAGACCAACTTCGACCACCGAGGGGCGAGGTTGTATGATGCGGATGCTGGACGATTTTTGAGTTTGGATCCTTTGGCAAAAAAATATCCTACACTTTCAGATTATGTTTATGTAGCTAATAATCCCTTGATTTTTGTTGATCCAGAAGGAAAGTGGATTGAAGAAATTGTACAAAAGGGAGGAGGAATAAATGGACGAGACCTTGTAACTATTAAAATAACAGGAAAATTCATGAATTATTCAAGTACTGATGTAGATATGGAACAAGCACTAACAGAAATTAAAAATATGGTCGAATCTTCTTTTAGAGGTGAAGATGTTGGAGGTGTAGATATTCAGGTTGATTTTGATTTTAGTATAGTTGAAAGTATGGAAGATGTTGAGAGCAGTGATCATTTACTTGTTTTAGCTGATGGGAAATCTTGGAAAGTACCTGCAATGTCAAATAAAATTGGAGGAATGGTTGCATTTGGAGATGCGAAGTATTTTGAAGGTTGGTACGATACCAATTACGGGGAAGAAGGTGAAAGATCAATGGCTCACGAGATAGGACATTTATTTGGTTTAACACATAGATCTGGTAATTACAGAGGATCAAATTTAATGACTCAAGGATATGCGTTTTTACGTGGTAATAAAATTACTAAAAAACAGCTGATGCATACGAGAATGATGATAAGAACAGGGAGGCTAAATAGAGGTGGAAACACCTTCTATGGAGGTCCTAATACTGAAACAGATGCTATAGAAAATCAAAAAAAAGTACACGCAACTCGATTTTTTTCTTTGGCGCCTGGAATAAAGAATGGTAACAACTTAGGAACTGAGTCAAGGATAAGAAAAAATAAAGAACGATTAGACATTGATACTAACTAA
- a CDS encoding FlgD immunoglobulin-like domain containing protein, translating into MTTLKTLVILLLLMMASTFCRNQQLSAQTADCNSPLSNLEMRSNNVNARIYNSGSLFFDPISFASGYEVPKGSGKHSMYSIGLWIGAKDLGGNLKLAASTYSVEGSDFWAGPIDETQAMGGLNTDVCNDYDQLFHVKSFDINKFRADLADAGGTLPASSIPTDVLRWPARNNPHFDSFTLPANKDLAPFWDADGDKIYDPTKGDYPVLDSNISDFYPTEMTWWIMNDIGNEHTFSGTEPLGVEVSCLAYSFASTTEAVNNTTFYKYKIRAAQNSFRDFYVGLYVDSDLGQYDDDYLGSIPELNTGFFYNADSFDGDYGNTPPLIGVRFLNGLTNEIGEDLGMTSLLYMELNEGIRGFPTQPIGFYRYLQGLWNDGTPLTKGGNGYGGTEATRFAYDGDPSNPTEWSECSVNSVPSDRRFVMSSGPVDLQVGKTQEINVAIYWTRPQNAYPCPSTGHLQLAIDAVESLSNTVDVPTVSLQNKSITAYPNPFSESISLQYTLPQASKVSAKIYNTAGMLVAHLAAEENQSAGQHQLQWDGRNRQGLSVPFGTYFCQLQIGNQVVTEKVVYLKE; encoded by the coding sequence ATGACAACTCTTAAAACTCTTGTGATTCTATTGTTATTGATGATGGCAAGCACTTTTTGTCGCAACCAACAACTTTCTGCCCAAACTGCGGACTGCAATTCTCCTTTATCCAATCTTGAAATGCGCTCCAACAATGTCAATGCAAGGATTTACAATTCAGGCTCCTTGTTCTTTGATCCTATTTCTTTTGCTTCTGGCTATGAAGTTCCCAAAGGTTCAGGAAAACATTCTATGTATTCAATAGGCTTGTGGATAGGTGCGAAAGATTTGGGCGGAAATTTGAAGTTGGCGGCTAGCACTTACAGTGTTGAAGGGAGTGATTTTTGGGCGGGCCCCATTGACGAAACACAGGCAATGGGAGGTTTGAACACAGATGTCTGCAACGATTATGACCAATTGTTCCATGTTAAATCATTTGACATCAACAAATTCAGAGCAGACTTAGCGGATGCAGGCGGTACTTTGCCCGCTTCGTCCATTCCCACCGATGTTCTGCGATGGCCCGCTAGAAACAACCCTCATTTTGATTCATTTACTCTTCCAGCCAACAAGGACTTGGCCCCTTTTTGGGATGCAGATGGAGACAAAATTTACGACCCGACAAAAGGAGACTATCCTGTATTGGATAGCAATATTTCAGATTTTTATCCTACCGAAATGACTTGGTGGATCATGAACGATATCGGCAATGAACACACCTTCTCTGGAACAGAACCACTAGGAGTAGAAGTAAGTTGTTTGGCCTACTCTTTTGCGAGTACGACAGAGGCGGTGAACAACACTACTTTTTACAAATACAAGATTCGCGCTGCTCAAAACTCGTTCCGAGATTTCTACGTTGGCTTATATGTGGATTCCGATTTGGGACAATATGACGACGACTATCTCGGAAGCATTCCCGAATTGAATACAGGATTTTTCTACAATGCAGATTCTTTTGATGGTGACTATGGGAATACTCCACCGCTTATAGGTGTCCGTTTTCTGAATGGCTTGACAAACGAAATTGGAGAAGATTTGGGTATGACTTCCTTATTGTATATGGAGTTGAATGAAGGAATAAGGGGTTTTCCTACTCAACCGATTGGCTTCTATCGATATTTACAAGGACTTTGGAATGACGGCACTCCTTTGACCAAGGGAGGCAATGGGTATGGCGGAACTGAGGCAACAAGGTTTGCCTATGATGGCGACCCTTCGAATCCCACAGAGTGGTCGGAGTGTTCGGTCAACAGTGTTCCTTCGGATAGAAGGTTTGTGATGAGTTCGGGCCCAGTGGATTTACAGGTTGGAAAAACACAAGAAATCAATGTCGCTATTTATTGGACACGTCCACAAAACGCTTACCCTTGTCCAAGCACTGGTCACCTACAATTGGCCATTGACGCAGTAGAATCTTTGTCAAATACGGTGGATGTGCCAACGGTTTCGCTTCAAAATAAGAGCATAACCGCCTATCCAAATCCTTTTTCTGAATCCATCAGCCTTCAATATACACTACCTCAAGCCTCCAAAGTTTCTGCAAAAATATACAACACCGCAGGAATGTTGGTAGCCCATTTGGCAGCCGAAGAAAACCAATCTGCAGGGCAACACCAATTGCAGTGGGATGGCAGAAATAGACAGGGTTTAAGTGTTCCTTTTGGCACTTATTTTTGTCAATTGCAGATAGGCAATCAAGTAGTGACAGAAAAGGTGGTGTATTTGAAGGAGTGA
- a CDS encoding ATP-binding protein — MAISIPLHIYEASGIYKYIGDLVGIIGGFIALYFIRHKRVDISAYALVFSTLILIVIHNIVNDYLSPEKFHYLRLYVTLSQLFLIYLLLGLFAFKREHIGSYILAALMVLGVHFAVIVVKSYGGFANVLPEMWVAYIVGNIGVIGCGYVSYLIFALSEALIEVAEKEADAAKQQNEELENIVTARTVELQHTNEDLRQFAYVASHDLKEPLRMVSSFLGLIEKRLNGKVKEDQELKEFINYAVDGTQRMDVLINDLLAFSRVNTRKKPFEKVNLNEVLDVVKINLKVNIEETNAVVNVKKLPTVKADLNQMIQLFQNLISNAIKYRDKNMIPIINVFCEKVDGNYEIRVSDNGIGIAPEYHERIFQVFQRLHNRTEYEGTGVGLAICKRIVDRHGGTIGVDSKVGEGSTFVFTLPRG, encoded by the coding sequence ATGGCAATCTCCATCCCACTTCATATTTATGAAGCAAGCGGAATTTACAAATACATAGGCGATTTAGTTGGAATAATTGGCGGTTTTATTGCGCTTTATTTTATCCGCCACAAAAGGGTAGATATTTCTGCTTATGCATTGGTTTTTAGCACATTGATATTGATAGTGATTCACAATATTGTCAATGATTATCTTTCCCCAGAAAAATTTCATTATCTGCGCTTATATGTCACTCTTTCTCAACTTTTTCTCATTTACCTGCTATTGGGTTTGTTTGCCTTCAAAAGAGAACACATTGGATCCTACATTTTAGCCGCCTTGATGGTATTAGGGGTTCATTTTGCAGTAATTGTAGTTAAGTCCTACGGTGGTTTTGCGAATGTACTGCCCGAGATGTGGGTAGCGTATATTGTTGGCAATATTGGGGTGATTGGCTGTGGGTATGTATCGTATTTGATTTTTGCCTTGTCAGAAGCACTCATTGAAGTAGCTGAAAAAGAGGCAGATGCTGCTAAGCAACAAAATGAAGAATTGGAGAACATCGTAACGGCACGTACAGTTGAACTGCAGCATACCAACGAAGACCTCCGACAGTTTGCGTATGTGGCTTCGCATGACCTCAAAGAACCTCTGCGAATGGTCAGCAGTTTTTTAGGCTTGATTGAAAAACGCTTGAATGGCAAGGTGAAGGAAGACCAAGAATTGAAGGAGTTTATCAACTATGCGGTGGATGGTACTCAGCGAATGGATGTCTTGATCAATGATTTGCTTGCATTTTCTCGTGTGAATACCCGCAAAAAACCTTTTGAAAAGGTGAATCTCAATGAGGTATTGGATGTGGTCAAAATCAACTTGAAGGTCAATATAGAAGAAACGAATGCGGTCGTAAATGTCAAAAAACTTCCAACGGTGAAAGCGGATCTCAATCAAATGATTCAACTCTTTCAAAACCTGATTTCGAATGCCATCAAATACCGAGATAAAAATATGATTCCTATCATCAATGTTTTTTGTGAGAAAGTAGATGGGAACTATGAGATAAGGGTTTCGGACAATGGTATAGGAATTGCGCCTGAATACCACGAACGCATTTTTCAGGTGTTTCAACGTTTGCACAACCGCACAGAATACGAAGGAACGGGTGTGGGACTGGCAATTTGTAAACGGATTGTGGATCGGCACGGTGGAACTATTGGCGTTGATTCAAAAGTGGGAGAGGGGAGTACGTTTGTGTTTACCTTGCCGAGAGGTTAG
- a CDS encoding ISAs1 family transposase — translation MAKSLYEAFAEVKDTRNSSGLRHPLQPFLTMVTLGIMSGRNAYQELAKFFKGNQKELVELFNLKHGVPGYTQTRTILRDIDYDSLCKAFTGWALQFIPLEEGDWVSGDGKGLNSTVTNCHNSKQNFISMVSFFAQKTGTVLAVKRYENGKAAEMTMLQDLLSQLKGKGVIITLDALHCQKKQLPPS, via the coding sequence ATGGCAAAGAGTTTATATGAAGCATTCGCAGAAGTAAAAGACACTCGAAATTCAAGTGGTCTTCGTCACCCATTACAACCTTTTTTAACAATGGTTACATTAGGCATTATGAGTGGTCGGAATGCGTATCAAGAATTAGCTAAATTTTTCAAAGGCAACCAAAAAGAATTGGTTGAATTATTTAATTTAAAGCATGGTGTTCCAGGTTATACGCAAACGAGGACAATTCTGCGAGATATAGATTACGATTCACTTTGTAAAGCATTTACGGGTTGGGCACTCCAATTTATTCCTCTTGAAGAAGGAGATTGGGTAAGTGGAGATGGAAAAGGACTCAACTCCACTGTGACCAATTGTCATAACTCTAAACAAAATTTCATCTCTATGGTCAGCTTCTTTGCACAAAAAACAGGTACAGTCTTAGCTGTTAAACGCTATGAAAATGGCAAAGCAGCAGAAATGACCATGTTGCAAGATTTATTGTCGCAATTGAAAGGAAAAGGAGTAATTATCACCTTAGATGCCCTACATTGCCAAAAAAAACAGTTGCCACCATCATAG
- a CDS encoding VCBS repeat-containing protein — protein sequence MKTKTITILLYLFFLVSQSHAQTFTEVSQSIGIEVLHEGKQYLGGGVAFFDYDGDGWLDIYATTGRQCEQELLD from the coding sequence ATGAAAACCAAAACAATAACAATACTATTATACCTATTCTTTCTTGTTTCTCAATCCCACGCCCAAACCTTCACCGAGGTCAGCCAATCCATAGGCATAGAAGTCCTACACGAAGGCAAGCAATATTTGGGAGGTGGAGTTGCCTTTTTCGACTACGATGGAGATGGATGGTTGGACATTTATGCAACAACGGGCAGGCAGTGTGAACAGGAACTCCTAGATTGA
- a CDS encoding VCBS repeat-containing protein, with protein MGGGAAFFDYDGDGWLDIYATTGSNGVDHLYHNRGDGTFEEVGLSAGLGITEQFRTMGVITGDLNGDGFTDLFVSTWEDASSLHSRRRNLAGSRNLFFLNQGNGTFTEVGEQIGLTQNTFTMAASFGDYNLDGRLDLYLGNYIEQAHWTAEEGFQNTGYANLLYLNQGNDANGLPQLTEVGEAMGVNNTGCTLACTFTDFDNDNDLDILVANDFGKKGQSHVLYRNNYPDISFTDVSQAAAINTNSYGMGIAVGDYNNDGFLDYSMSNMGENPIHTAENRNFGNFGFLAKGNSPFGGRANQFYFL; from the coding sequence TTGGGAGGAGGAGCAGCCTTTTTCGACTACGATGGCGACGGTTGGTTGGACATTTATGCAACAACGGGCAGCAATGGCGTTGATCACCTGTACCACAACAGAGGCGACGGCACTTTTGAAGAAGTCGGTCTATCCGCAGGATTGGGCATCACCGAACAGTTTCGCACGATGGGCGTGATTACAGGCGACCTCAATGGCGATGGATTCACCGACCTCTTTGTCAGCACTTGGGAAGATGCAAGCAGTCTGCACAGCCGCCGCAGAAACTTAGCAGGCAGCCGCAACCTATTCTTTCTGAATCAAGGCAACGGCACCTTCACCGAAGTAGGCGAACAAATCGGACTGACCCAAAACACCTTCACAATGGCAGCGAGTTTTGGCGACTACAACCTCGACGGACGACTCGATCTCTACCTCGGCAATTACATCGAACAAGCCCATTGGACAGCCGAAGAAGGCTTCCAAAACACAGGATACGCCAACCTCCTCTACCTCAATCAAGGCAACGATGCAAACGGATTGCCCCAACTCACCGAAGTAGGCGAAGCAATGGGCGTAAACAACACAGGCTGCACCCTCGCCTGCACCTTCACCGACTTCGACAATGACAACGACCTCGATATCTTGGTCGCCAACGACTTCGGCAAAAAAGGACAATCCCACGTCCTCTACCGCAACAACTACCCCGACATCAGCTTTACGGATGTCAGTCAAGCCGCTGCCATCAACACCAATAGCTATGGCATGGGCATTGCAGTGGGCGACTACAACAACGATGGTTTTTTGGATTATTCTATGAGCAATATGGGAGAGAATCCGATACATACAGCAGAAAACCGAAATTTTGGAAATTTCGGTTTTCTCGCCAAGGGAAATTCCCCCTTTGGAGGCAGGGCTAATCAGTTCTATTTTTTATGA
- a CDS encoding RHS repeat-associated core domain-containing protein, whose product MLKKSVQLQTLTTVERNYVLQHLHDYFPYGKTLREWYPNDFDPQERYQTTQHQRDFETNFDYRGARLYDADAGRFLSLDPLAADYPSWSDYNYVLGNPVIFVDPDGKSPGDSRFYITMKVRIKQTFYKVEQLIFPSWITTAPSEAGFISPNYTGESKVVGFDINIPVILHEDGNYAIAEKQMEVGSKPFRGSGKLSVTGLGTLFQIPNTVFEGDFSIGAAPGEINLGKLAAYVKYEKEIAGGLKGGVSYTMDYNVVLKGEPKILKFSITVKLKDYDDWGDATPHLEIEVEGLEESFELGSQDYDVYIEFKQSDLGYPGAQKPLGVIVKHSSGRDMSKFRGD is encoded by the coding sequence ATGCTGAAGAAATCGGTACAGTTGCAAACTTTGACAACGGTTGAGCGGAACTATGTCCTCCAACACCTACACGACTACTTCCCCTACGGCAAAACCCTCCGTGAATGGTACCCCAACGACTTCGACCCACAAGAACGCTACCAAACCACTCAACACCAAAGAGACTTCGAAACCAACTTCGACTACCGAGGGGCGAGACTCTACGATGCAGATGCTGGGCGGTTTTTGAGTTTGGATCCTTTGGCGGCGGATTATCCGAGTTGGAGTGATTACAATTATGTGTTGGGGAATCCTGTGATTTTTGTGGATCCTGATGGGAAAAGCCCAGGTGATTCTCGTTTTTATATTACTATGAAAGTAAGAATAAAACAGACGTTTTATAAGGTTGAACAATTAATATTTCCTTCTTGGATAACCACAGCTCCTTCAGAAGCAGGATTTATTTCTCCAAACTATACAGGAGAAAGTAAAGTAGTAGGTTTTGACATAAATATTCCTGTAATATTGCATGAAGATGGTAATTATGCCATTGCTGAAAAACAAATGGAGGTTGGCTCTAAACCATTCAGAGGAAGCGGAAAACTAAGTGTAACTGGATTAGGTACACTTTTTCAAATTCCAAATACAGTTTTTGAAGGGGACTTCTCGATTGGAGCAGCCCCAGGTGAAATTAATCTTGGAAAACTTGCAGCATATGTCAAATACGAAAAAGAAATTGCTGGTGGATTAAAAGGAGGAGTATCATATACAATGGATTATAACGTTGTTTTAAAGGGAGAACCTAAGATTCTAAAATTTTCTATAACGGTCAAATTGAAAGATTACGATGATTGGGGAGATGCTACACCTCATTTAGAAATAGAAGTGGAAGGATTAGAAGAAAGTTTTGAATTAGGCTCACAAGATTATGACGTTTATATAGAGTTCAAACAGTCAGACTTGGGTTATCCTGGAGCACAAAAACCGCTTGGAGTTATAGTAAAACACTCATCTGGAAGAGACATGAGTAAGTTTAGAGGTGATTAA